The Trichoplusia ni isolate ovarian cell line Hi5 chromosome 9 unlocalized genomic scaffold, tn1 tig00003240_group8, whole genome shotgun sequence genomic sequence TTGAGATAACTTAAACCAAACCACCTGCAATAGAAATCGCATTTGACCAAGTCACAAACAatgacataatttaataaactgaCATTATCAGTTAAAACTCGATTATTTGGAAACTATTTTGCgccaaatatttaaatatgaagtaTATTTCTAGCTTCTTAACATGAATGTATTTAGGCTTCTTCGAATTTGTCTCTCCGATGCTCGGTGTTGCACTGCACAACATGCACtgtactattaataataataagaaaaaacattagaCAAATCAATCGGTAACAAGTCAGACTAGACTTCGGAGATGATGTTTGCGTTTATTCGGACAATGTTGGCCCTTGTTTCGGGGCGCCACTGGGACAATGGTTCCCCGGCGGGTGCGTGAGGTGTGGGCTGGGTGTTGCAGGCACGGGTCGCGCGAGCGCCTGCTGTCGCGCGTGTGCGGCACCGTGCCGTACGCCGCGCCCGAGGTGctggcggccgccgcgcgcccgtaccgcgccgcgcccgccgacCTGTGGGCCGCCGCGCTCGTGCTGCTCGCCATGCTGGCCGGCGGTGAGTGTCGCAGTGTCGCCGGAGCCACCTCGAGTCGCGGCTCGTCTCTTTGGTATCCTAGCTGTAGGCGTGTTCGCAGACCCTAAAGTTATGGTACCGAAGTTACGAGTCGCGGCGTCCGCAGCGGATGCCGCCGTCTTCGCTCGGTAAGCCGCGTCGTCGCGCGCAGTGGAGCGCGTCCTCACTGAAGTCGTGTCTGTGCTAGAGTTGCCGTGGGAGCGGGCCGCGGCGGAGGACGCGCGCTACGCGGGCTGGCTGGCGGCGGGGCCGGCGGCGCCCGGGCCGTggcggcgggcgggcgcgggcgctcGCGCGCTGCTGGCGCGGCTGCTGCGCGCGGacgcggcgcggcggccgggCGCGGACGCGCTGCTGGCGTCGGCGTGGCTGCGCGGTGAGTGCGGCGTACCGGGTCAGGTACTAGGTGACTCTGAGTGGCCGCTCTCGGAGCCGCCTCGTGCCTCATCACGGCGCGCCGCCGACGCTTCGCCTGCGGGAGGCTCGCCGCGGCTCTTTGGCGATTTAGCTCCGTGACGTGTGCAATGCTCATAAAGCTAGATTACCAAAGCACCGCGTCGAAGCACTGTCTACGCTCCGGCTTCGTGACTGGCCTTCGTCTTCAAACTTAATTTTGTCTTGTATGTGCAATGTAATTTACGTTTGTGTACCTACTTAATCTTAAACATTACcaaattatcaaattatataGTGAAGTACATAACTGTTAtactttaagttatttattagttaagaataaataattcaagtttCACATATAGAATCCATGGTAAACGTGTTGTTCTGTCGGTGAAGCTTAAATTTTcctgtttataaaatttttgtttttttttttctaatggtAACTCGTCTAGAGGgctataaaaaatttaattaaatgctgCTTGTAGGTAAACTAGGGGGCATTAAGAGAAAGACAGATGGAAGATcgaatatgtaaattaaaacgcattcgaaatatgtaaaaatgatTCGAGATAATCTTAGTTTAATCTATGAATAACCATATGCCGTTATTATAGTGAAGGCTTAATACACAATCTTTTTAATTGTAACGAGTAGCttgtcataatttattttactacctGCATCTTGCTTTTTTATACACgataattactagctgttgcccccgggTCCGCTGCTTCAATTCGAGAATAATCTCCGGGAACATAAAAACTGACCTGCGCTGTTAATCcttgttataaactatctggTTACCAAGTGTCCTGTAGatccgttcagtgttttttgcgtGAGAGAAATAAACAGCCATATATTTTGCGTTTTTAATATTGGTAGGATTTCGCGTTTCtaatagttttactttatttaagaaCTTCGTCGCTCAGcgacaacacaacacaaaaatgaaaatgaaaaacaaacaactactACCTAACGCCCTGTccaatattttatatctcttATAGTCACACATTCCTATATACCGCCACGATACGCAGCAAGTTGGGCAACACCAGTAAACGTCGTATACAAACGTTttcacttcccgataagctagcaggctgaaattttcatggtAGCTTCAAACTTAATGACGATGCAATTTACTACTATTTAAAAGGCTGGAccgtttttgataaaatttgaagtgACATTTAAGAACGTGGGtatttggattttttaaattaaaatcgtgtAAAATAACCTTTCTTTCTCCGAAATTCGGAGTACTGTGAAGGGTTAttgctatagaaaaaaaatgtctgtgtGGTGTTAAATGaacttgtaattaaaaaatattcatgttcaAATTCAAGTTCATGACCCGCTCAGTAAATGACtattcaagtaaataaaattctataagAAAGCATTCAGCAAGCAGCGCAGCGCACACGTTGCTTCATATTTCTTACTTTGTCCATTTAAAGAGGAAATCTTGGCAGGTTAAATTTGAAGggcatatttttatataatgctCGTTTTTGTTATTAGCATTCGAATACAAATTACCACTCGCACATTAAAGAGTTGCCACCATTTTTCTGTCAGTTTTATGGAATTGGAAACAATATAGTTGAGAGTTTCAATTCTTTTCTAATTGGGCGATTCTTAAGATTTCGTAAAAGCTAATTGAAAAAGCCCATTGTTTAGGATAATAATTATTCAACTGAATTTTTCCTTATATTCACTTGTATTTTAAACCGAGAGTTAGTAAActttttcatgttatttatcAATTACCGGTTGGCGAGGTCAAGCCGGTAACTTCAACGAGAGAAAATTTCCCCAACCGTTCCCATCGACAGAGGGCGAGACGCGCGCGTGGCGGTCGCAGCCGGCGGGCGGTGAGGACGGCGCGGCGGCCGGCGAGGGTGCCGCCGAGCTCTCCGCCGCCGACATGGACGCGCTCATCTGCTACTCGCAGCCCGCGCAGCCCGACGACCTGCCGCCGCCCGAGCCCGGCGCGCTGCCGCTGGGCCGGCGCCGCACGCGCCTGTGGCTGCGCGGCGAGCCGGCGGCCGCGCTGGCGGCGCTGGCTGCGGCGCTGGCGCGGCCTGGGCTGGCGGCGGCTGGGCGCCAGCGTGCTGCGCGTGGAGAGCGGCGAGCTGGCGCTGCGGGCCTGGGCCGTGCAGGCGGCCGCGGCGCCCGGCGACTCGGAGGCGCGCACGCTGCTGGAGTTCCGGCGCTCCCGCGGCTGCGGGCTTCAATTCTTGCGTCGCTATGCCGAGCTGCGTGACGACCTGCGGCCGCTGTTGGCCGACCCGCCGGCCGGAACGTCTCGACCTATGCCATAATTCTTCTAGCGCGTCTGACGCGTCTGACGTTTTTCGTCACACATTTCCTCTTTCTGTGATATTGACGATTACTAGGAAATGTCTTCACTTCGCCGGTATATAAGCAGGGTTTCCAATAGATTTACCGTGATCTGctcaaaatatacttttttcatCAAGTCTGATCTATAGTTACGTAATTATAAACGCGACAGTGATTGTTATGTGTGATTTTGATTAGCTTAAGTGTATCAATAAACAactattttcaataaactttatttataatttatctttataaaactaataattaagCACTCAATCTCAGATCATGCATACTCATAATATTGAGTAGTCTTCTAAAAAACACTGTTTTAACTCGCTCTGAAAGTTGCAGTTGGATGAGCGACAAACGCGAGATTTCCCCTCACTAAAGGCTAAACGCCGCGAAAATCGATTCAGAACCCATTTTAGACCCAAAATGAGTGGCATAGTGTGTTCTCCTACACAACACTACAAAGGCAAactaataatattcataataaataaaatatatccttcATGTAGTACTgtgtataataatttgtttattgagtTGACTGAAGTTGTactctataaatatatttttttatttataagacaaTCATACCAGTCCTTAGGTATGGCAGCAAGACAGAGGATGTAACCAAAAGGCGCTTACCATCCAAGTTGCTGAGGTGGATGTACGGCATCACTAGGCTTGATCGAATTCGTAATGAATAGGTACGAGGCAGTCTAGGTGTACACGTTGTCGCAGATAAGATGCAGGAGAGCCGGCTACGCTGGTATGGCCACGTAAAGAGGTGACCATCAGATTAcgtgggatttttttttagctatttAATATGGCGCTGCAACTTTCCACCCCCGGTCGAAGGTCTAGAGGACACCCCAAGATGTACGGATGTAGTATTGAAGGACATGAAGGAGTGCCAGTTTTCTGAGAACGACGTCGGGGATAGAGCGAAGTGGAGAAGAATAATTAGGAAACATATAGACACATAGCTGGGAAGGGAGAAGAGGTATCATTATAAATTGCAAACTTTAATACAACTCTTCAATACATTTTGACGGGCacgttggtctagtggttagtgaccctgactgctataccggaagtcgtgggttcgattcccgcctaggacaaatgttgtgtgatgagcatgatcatttgttctggtgtctgggtgtaatttatctataatatgtatgtatttaggaatatgtaaaagtttatcagttgtctggttaccataacacaggctctgcttagcttgggatcagataacggTGTGTGAGTTgccccaggatatattatattatatattataaatataatggaGGAAATATGTAAGGCTTGAGTTGAATTGGTTACCTTCCACGTCATTACCATGTTCGTCAATACTTGCGTCCAGATCTACCGACCGTACGTAAATCATCCCGATCCGCTTCGTCCTCGTAAAGCTGCTTGTTctacattaaatgaaaataatcgGATCTTATTGATCTTAATATGTAATGAAATCGTTCTcatttgtaaaatttcaaataatacgtTAAATCGAGTcatcgaaatatattttttaattttttatagaaatttaacTAAATCAAAAATGTGGTTTACCGTCTTATGAGACACGTGTCCTGTGAAAATTCCATTTGGTTGTGGAATTTCCACTTTTGAAACTGGACGCCCAAAAAACTGTTCGAGAATTGCTTCGCGTTTATGGTAATCTTTATTCTTATGATACACGCTCTTTAACATGACTCAAGGAGGCAGAGACCGAAATAACATAGTTTGGAGTCAGAGGATTGGAGATGAAAATGTAGAACCAGTGGTGGGGAAGAGATGCACATTGGGTTGACATACTGGAAATCGTGGCAAGGCGAAGCAAATCCCATGAATTTCTACTGAGCCgataaagaaaaatgtgtcGCTTCCTGACAAAGCCGTACATACCGGAAAGAAAGACGCACAATGTTTTTCGatgctcttttgttttattttcttattaaatataagaaaatattttgttttgtagattgGTTGAtggttttaagttatttgatataagtTGATAATAGAGATAAAATGGATAAATAATTGTGAACGTTGATTTTTAAACTATCCGTCTGTGATAAAAGCAAGAGATCGGAAAAGGTCAATTACACAAGATTTGTACcaattaagtaaaaacaacatctcaaaaattaaaaaaaaaaaaaacaattttgaagtACCTGTCACGTGATTACCAGTATACGCGGATTTAATCCCCGACAATGTTCCTTACCGGAACCTAACGAACGAACCTTAACGGAAAGATAAAATAGTTATTTCCTTTCATATCCTTTGAGAATCGAGAGCCTCACTTATCCTATCTCATGCATAGACCTTCAACAAACGTATGAAAAACTATCACCGATCATTTTCTGAACTCTGTTGGGGCTAGCCAAGACACTAGCGGCCAAAGATGCAGCCCGCACAAGgtcgctttgctaggtctttaaaaagcgttttggcactcggcccacacggcccaaaagtttcaaccccatacggctcaaagaagtaaataccaactagattaccatatttgcgccgtttgaggttttcagcagccgcggcagcagagccagcgcagctcgaagaaccgggaaggtgagatggcgcaagagtatcgacacaagtggcgtcgcacactaaaggcctacccatcttccaaggaACAAAGACATACCGTCCGGTCTGTCGTCTatcatcgcgtaccaaaccatAAGGTTCTAATACAGCAGGTACGCCGACGACAACAAGAGCTCGAAGGATCCAATATCTGCATTACCTTTGAGATCAGTGGTAAGCACTGGCCAAGGTATTTAAACTGTTCTACTCTCTCAAGAGGAACCCCGTTAAGACGAATTGGCGGCACGTCAAGATGATATTTGGACATCATCTTGACATCATCTCGGCCATGTTCTACTGCGTATTGTTCACATGTACCTAGATAATCTTAAACCATTGACTGACGCGCTCAAAAGCACCATGTCCTCaaaatctttatataaatacacGTGCACGCTGAGTTTTTTGAAGATAATTGTGAcaagtttacttaaaaaaaaaacaaaaaacttttcgAATCTGCATAGGAAGGTAAATACTATCTCTATTTTTATCTGTATCAATCAactcaaacataaaaattgtaatattcgaagtagtaacatattttttttttcacgatCAGAAGGAGAGATTTCAACGAACAGAAACAATACcaactttttgaaaaaaactgatattttggacgggtgaattttcgattgaaaataagggtgttttttatattaattcaaaataaggtgaaaaaataaatatttttaatcaaataaattacagtgtACTTGGGACACAaaaagttttcaccaaatttctttaaaaaaaaaattgttaaagagaaataaaaaaccaaaaacttggtttttggatttttcacataaattttgaggttatgtgaaaaaagtgtaaatacaaaagttttagatctttttattacctacaactttgccatttgacttttttcgatacgacttttagtctttgttTTTCCGGAAATCGAGAACAACCGTTTTTTACCCTTCAAACGTCACCCCCACCCctttcccgacctcagatcgcccgtaaattatttttcctttcatttttataatattcccctccttttctaatgggtttcatcctactattattttttttggttttaaaaattatcgaccctggtctataTGTCAATTCTGTTGGAAGTAAAGTGTTGTCATAATAAgtcaatcaatcagccaatcatagtccactgctggacataggcctctcccaatttacgccacaacacccggtcctccgccttccgcatccagtcccctccagcgacctttctcaggtcatcggtccacctgGCCGGCGGGCGTCCTACCTTACGGTTGCCGAGCCGCGGTCTCCATTCTAGGACTCGTCTACTCCAACGGCTATCGGTCCTTCGACAGACATGGccagcccattgccacttcagcaagctaattctacgagctatgtcggttaccttggttctttgtcggatgacctcatttcgaattttatccttcaaagagactccgagcatagctcgctccatagcccgctgtgcaactttaaatttgtggactagtccaaccgttaatgtccacgtttcggcaccgtaagttataatataacaagtaggacgcactggttgtaTGCTTTCGTCTTCAGGCATTGCGGTATAGGCGAAGAAAAGTCTCGACGAAGTTTGCTAAACGCTGCCcagcccaactgaattctccgatCAATTTCCCGCTCGAAGTTGTTTCTACCAAGCTTAATGACCTGCCCTAGGTAGATATACTCTTGAACAACTTCGAGCAACGATCCTTCGACATATATCGGTCTCGGCctgacatgttcattgaacatgatctTGGTTTTATCCAAGTTCATGCCAAGACCGACCAGTCGTGAAGCTTCATTTAGGCCATGCAGCATCTCGCTTAGCTGGTCCAGCGACTCTGCTACTATGACGATGTCATCGGCAAATCGAAGGTGCGAAATGTGCTCACCGTTCACATTTATACCCCGTCCAGTCCAATCCAGAGTTTTGAAGACATCCTCGAGCGCGTTGGTGAACAGCTTTGGGGATATAACATCCCCCTGTCTCACCCCCCGACGCAGCTCGATCGGATTCGTCTTACGGTCATGGAGCTGGACAGTCATGGTGGCGGTGTCATATAAGCATCTCAGCACCTCGATGTAGCGCCAGTCAATACGACATCGTTGCAGGGCATCCAGAACCGCCCAAGTTTCGATGGAGTCGAAGGCTTTCTCGTAGTCCATAAAGGCCAAACACAGCGGCTGATTGTACTCTTTGGTTTTCTGCACAATCTGCCGAACAGTATGGATGTGGTCTACGGTGCTAAAGCCTTTTCGACCCCCAGAAACCCAGCTTGTTCTGGTGGCTGGAACTCGTCGAGTCTTGTAGCGAGGCGGTTAGTGACTACTCTCGAGAACAACTTGTAAATGTGGCTCAGGAGTGAGATAGGTCTGTAATTCTTCAGCAAGGTTTTGTCTCCTTTCTTGAAGAACAGAACCACCGCACTCCCACTCCACGCTTGTGGTGTTAAGCCTTGGTGAATGACGGAATTAAAGAGACTCGCTAGCTCTTTCAGGACTGTGGTCCCACCAGCCTTAAGGAGCTCGGTTGTAATTCCGTCATCACCCGGCGCCTTGTTGTTCTTTAGTTGTCTGAGAGCTGCCTCTACCTCGCCCGGGTCGACATCCGGGATGTCCTCGGTGTAATGCCGCGTGAGTGGAGCTCTGTGGTCATCTACGCCTTGTCTCGGTGGTTGCGTATAGGTGTCTATAGAAACTCTCAATTTCCTCCAGAATCTCGAACTTAGAGGTGACGGTCCTGCCATCCCCGGTCCTCAGTTTCGCCAGATGGGGTCTGCCTAATTGCTGAGCGAAGACTTTGGTGCCTCTATTTCGCTCAATCGCAGCCTCGATCTTACGAGTGCTGCAGCGTCGGAGGTCACGTCGCGTCAGTTTCCTGATTTTCAGGTTTAGGGACCGTCTATCTGACGAAGACATCTGGGCATCTGGCGTTTCTCGTCTTTCCTTCATAAGTTCGAGAGTCTCTGGTGAGAGTTCCCTATTACCGCGTTTTCCGGGGAACAACCTTCGAGACTCTGTAGCGTTTTGACCACTGTGTCGGTTTTTTCGTCAACATTGTCCGTAGTTTCCAGCAGTGCGAAACGATTTTGGAGTTATCTTGAACTGGAACTTATCGGAACCCAAAGCTATTTGGGGCAGCGTGGGTCGGAGAGTAGGTCTCATCATCTAAACTCTTTCAGCCTTAAGGTTGATATTTAGAGAGCCTCGGACGAGTCTAtgatcactaccggtattaaacctattgatcaCCGAGACGTCTCTAAATATAATATGCCGCTTGTCCGTGATAATGAAatctatctcgttcctcgtcacATTATCGGGGCTTCGCCATGTCCACTTTCTGTGAGGCTTCTTCTTAAAGAAGGAATTCATTAAGAAGAGCCCCTGGGACTCTAGAAAGTTTACCAACATTTGGCCCTTGTGATTTCGGCGCCCCACGCCGCTAGGTCCGATTATCGTTTCACCGCGTTCTTGTACTCCCACCTTGGCATTAAAATCTCCCATAACAACGTTGTAGTGAGCCTTCCTGGTACCATGTAGTGCCTTCGctatgtcttcgtacatggTTTCGACTATCTCATCAGAGTATGTCGACTTCGGCGCATATACCTGCACCACCTTCAGGAACTTCCTGTCGGTGATTTTCAATAAGAGATACGCTACCCTTGTCGACACACTACTGATTTCCACAACGCTGCTTCTGAGACACTTGTTGACCAAGAAACCGACACCACCCTGGGAGGGCCTATCACCTTCTCGGTAGTAGAACAGGTCACCTGAATCAAGGGTTATCGTGTCCTCCCCCTGTCTTCGGACTTCAGATAACCCCAAAATGTGCCATTTTATGCGACCTAATTCTACTTCGAGTTCGGTGAGGTGTTGGTCCAGCCGTAGACTTcgtccgttatacgtcgccaGTGTCAGTTTTTTGAGGTGGTGGTAGCCTCCCGTAGCCCggagattcttagcaccccTGTCCCGCCGTTACCGCGACCGCTACCTTGGCCGGGAATAGCGGGActaccgggaactgggggccgtTCTGTGAGGTGTGGCTCCATAAGAGGTTTCGGCCTACTCATGCCACGCTGGCCAGACGGGTTGGCATAGGGTTTGGTCTCGAGTTTTCCTTCTCTAAGCAGTGATTATTGGCTCTGCTCAATTTTCCCTTAGTCGCCTTCTACGACACCCGCGGGATGAGATGGGGTGGTGACCTTCGTATTCTTTAGGTCCGTCACCACACGGACTGTAGTAATAATAGGTagttatgcaaaaaaaaatcgtagacAGCTTTCGCTGGCCAGTGTAACAGGTCATGCAGGTAGATAAGTGGATCGATCGCAggctaagctacgcttgatactgTCTGCCTATGGACGTCATAAAAGATACAAATTGAGTTACTTTGAGTGCAgacttaaagtatttattgcctCATACCAGTTATTACTCGGTAGGTACCATAATTATATACGGTTTTGACCTTGACGAACAGATGGACAAAAAAGTGATACTcatatctatatatttattgGGATTGGTGGTGGGAAACCTCATAGTTACGAAATCCTCCGCTCCAGTCAGGCCGTATGTTACGGTTCTACAAGCTGATTGTCGATTGACAGGTCGTaggtataacaataaatatacaacGTCAAAGGGCATCGgcggaataaataaaaacaataatttagtaaaattatttattacaaatacaaagtgCGTTGATCTCGGGACCGAGACTAGCTCAGCTTCAAATAGGTATAGTTTGTGGTCGTATCGAGCGAGTGCCGCCCGACCCCGAGCACCACACTCTCACTCGGCACCGGCCTCCACACAGTCCTTGCGCATGGCGCAGCACGAACGCTCTAGTCGTAAGGCGACCTACTGAGTACAGATCACTAAACACTCACaactatttttactttattagaCGAATTACGAACAAGGATGCGTTCTTGTATGGTTGATTTGGTGTCTGTTTTTCCTTTTGATGTCTAAGGTCTGCATGACAATGTAGCAGGTGGTACCGACATAGAAAGATATTATATTACGTGTGGATGAAATGTtcttattattaacattaatgatatattataaacagtcgtttattaaaaaaaacaatggcaaGCTTTCCGGGTTTGTCAACAGTGTGCACTGCCGCGTCGTCGCAGCTTTAAATGTTGTCTGGACGACTGGAGACCACAGACCCGGTCAAGTGCCGGCAGGAGGCATCAATCTATCGATGAATACATACCTATATACTATTTACACTCAGTAAAGCCTAGATATTTATtctatgacattttttttataattgtgttaGAATTCGCACTACTGATTACTGTGATGGCTCCCACCGTCAACTTTCATCATTAATATATGCACTATTATAAATACGTACGAAATGTGTATAATATTAAGTTTACTTTACAATAACATCTAAAAGTAATATCCTTACAATATTACCTGCAGCAGAATGATGTGTAACGATGTAAAATGACGTCCTACGAGCATTATAGAATCTGGCAGGTAATGGGGCACCCACCGTGAGGCATCGCGAGTTGGTGACAACACGCACGAAGGAAGCCTTACTTATTTTGTACGTTTTGCCTAATTATTAACTACCTGCGACATTTCCACATTCAGACTGTTTAAAGTTGCCGTTTTATTAATAAGCGAGAGGGTGGGTGACTTCTCTAACGGCCCTTCTACACAAGTTTAAAACACCAAGCCAGTACTCTCAGTAGCTACTAGTTTATGTCGCATGCGACACACACAGCCACATGCACAGCATGTGACGTAAATCGTGTCTGTtatataaaattgatgaaaGCATATAATATCGAGTATGATCTAAccgattttaatttcaaatataaaattttgtagatgGTACCTTTCCAGCTTTGTTAGGAGTTTCGGTGACGCGATGACGTAGGGCACTAGGGCCTTTGAGATCTGAATCCAGATGCTGGTTTCGTGTGGGGCTTCACGTGAGTGACCGTGATATGTATGGCAGCACAGCAGCGCTGTCGCCCGGCGCGCCTCCCTCGCGCTCTCTCGCACACTCGCACAGCGTGACGTCTCGCACGCTTGCACGCtcgcacacatacacacaacacacacactACGAGCTAAGGACATGATTACAGATA encodes the following:
- the LOC113506314 gene encoding serine/threonine-protein kinase grp; translated protein: MVTVRGGAMAAGAEFVEGWLVAQVLGEGAYGEVRLLVHARSGAAVALKVVRGGEAGAGGAGRAADAAREAALHRALRHRHVLRCLGERTHQGLHYMFLEYAPGGELFDRIEPDVGMREDEARRYWRQLLSGLQYLHGRGVAHRDIKPENLLLDDHDNLKISDFGMATLFRHGSRERLLSRVCGTVPYAAPEVLAAAARPYRAAPADLWAAALVLLAMLAGELPWERAAAEDARYAGWLAAGPAAPGPWRRAGAGARALLARLLRADAARRPGADALLASAWLREGETRAWRSQPAGGEDGAAAGEGAAELSAADMDALICYSQPAQPDDLPPPEPGALPLGRRRTRLWLRGEPAAALAALAAALARPGLAAAGRQRAARGERRAGAAGLGRAGGRGARRLGGAHAAGVPALPRLRASILASLCRAA